The nucleotide window AACTACCTTCTCGACCTCCTGGGTGACTACGACGGTCTCCTTGATGACCTCCGGCGCCGGTGTGGCGCCGCAGGCCGCCACCACCATAGCAAGGACGGCCAAGATGGCCAGCGCCCCAAACCACTTGCTCTTAGGTCTCATCTATCCCTCCTGACAATGAAAGCACCTCCATGGCTCTTCCATGGGCCGGTACCGACAACACCCGGGAGGCGTCTCCCCCGTACGGTATAGCATCCGCCGGCTCACCTCCTTCTGGCCAGAGCGTCGCAGACTGGCCGTGTGGGTTCTATCCTTCCCGACTCCGGTAACACGCCACCCAGTGGCCTTCGCTGACCTCCTCGAAAGGAGGCTCCTCCTGCTTACAGATGTCCATGACCACGGGACATCTGGTGCAGAAGTTGCATCCCTGAGGCGGGTTGGCAGGGCTGGGCACATCCCCTTCCAGGATGATGCGCTGACGCTTGGCCTCCACCACTGGATCCGGGATGGGCACTGCCGAGAGCAGGGCCCGGGTGTAAGGGTGCCTTGGATCTCGGTACAAGTCCAGGCGCTCAGCTAACTCCACGATCTTGCCCAGGTACATTACGGCGACGCGGTCGCTGATGTGCCTGACGACGCTCAGGTCGTGGGCGATGAACAGGTAGGTGAGCCCGAACTGCTCCTGCAGGTCCTCCAGGAGGTTGATGATCTGAGCCTGGATGGACACGTCCAGCGCCGAGATGGGCTCATCGCATACGATGAAGTCGGGCTGCACGGCTAGGGCCCGGGCCACGCCGATCCTCTGGCGCTGACCCCCAGAGAACTCATGGGGGTAACGGGAGGCGAAGTACGGGTTCAGGCCCACGAGAGCAAGCAACTCGCGGACGCGCTCCTGGAGCGCCCTGCCCTGAGCCAGCCCATGGACCTCCAGGGGCTCGCCGATGATGGAGCCGACGGTCATGCGAGGGTTGAGGGAGGCGTAGGGGTCCTGGAAGATGATCTGCATGTTGCGGCGCATACGGCGTAGCGGTTCGCCCTTGAGCTTCACTAGGTCCACGTCCTGGAAGAGCACCTGCCCGGCCGTGGGTCGGTAGAGCTGCAGGATGGCGCGCCCGGTGGTTGACTTGCCGCAGCCGCTCTCTCCCACCAGGCCCAGCGTCTCCCCTTTCTTGATGTCGAAGGAGATGCCGTCCACCGCGCGAATGGAGCCGATCTTGCGCTGCAGGATGATACCCCGCGTGATGGGGAAATGCATCTTGAGATCGCGAACACGGATCAGAGCGTCATTGCCGTTGTCAGAGGCCATTGCTGCCGTCCGGGATAATATCTTGCCAGCAAGCCACCTTGTGCCCTCCACCGATGGATCGGAGGCTGGGATTGCCCGACCAGCACTTGTCTATGGCCGCAGGACAGCGAGGTGCGAAGGGACAGGCGTCCGGCAGGTCAATCAGGTCGGGCGGAAGGCCCTCGATCGGTATGAGCCTGGTGGCCCTCTCCTCGTCCAGCCGGGGCACCGACCGCAGCAGACCCACGGTGTAGGGGTGCCGGGGGTTGACGTAAAGCTCTTTGACCGGGGCCGATTCGATGATGTAGCCTGCGTACATCACAATGACCCGGTCGGCCAGGCCGGCAACTATGCCCAGGTCGTGGGTGATCCAGATGACGGCCATGCCCAATTCGTCCCGGAGCCGCTTCACCAACTCGATGATCTGGGCCTGGATGGTGACGTCGAGAGCGGTAGTGGGCTCGTCCGCGATGAGAAGCTGAGGGTCGCATGACAGTGCCATGGCGATCATGGCCCGCTGGCGCATGCCGCCCGAGAACTGGTGCGGGTAGTCATCCAGACGGCGATGGGCCTCAGGAATGCCGACCATCCGCAGCAGCTCCACGGTCCGGTTTCGGGCCTCGGAGGAGCTGAGCCCCTGGTGTACCTCCAGCGCCTCGCCCACCTGCCTGCCTATGGTCAGCACCGGATTGAGCGAGGTCATAGGATCCTGGAAGATCATGGAGATACGGTTGCCCCGTATGGTGCGGAGCTGGTCCTCGGGAAGGCGCAGGAGATCCCGATCCTGGAACAGCACCTGGCCACCGACGATGCGGCCAGGTGGCTGGGGAATCAGGCGCATGATCGAGAGCACGCCAACGCTCTTGCCGCATCCGCTTTCCCCCACGATGGCGACGGTCTCTCCCTCGTTGACTTCGTAGGAGATGCCGTTCACGGCCATGACTACGCCGTCTTGGGTATGGAATTCCGTCCTGAGATCCTTGACCTCGAGTAACGCCATGCTGGCTGCTACCTTGCTAGGGCTAGGATTGATGCCCATCCAGGCACGTTCTATTGGCAGGGGCCTGTAGACAACAGAGAAATGCTAACAAGGAGGGAAACGGTTTGTCAAGCTAGATAGTGCAAGGATGGGGTCAGGTTTTCGCTGACGATGTAGGCGCACGGGCTTGGGCAGGGCAACCCCGGTGGCTGGCGCACGTGCCGTTGAGTGCGAGGGAAGGGGTAGTTAGGATGCAAAGGGTCGGAATCTGGCGGGTAGCGGAGCTGACGCTGGAGGCGGATAGGAGGCACAGCAATCCCCTGTACGACGTGGTGGTGGAGGCCCGCTTGCGGGGCCCCGGGGGCCGGGAGCGACGGGTGGAAGGGTTTTGGGACGGAGGCAAGACCTGGCGGGTGCGGTTCGCGCCCGACGCGGCGGGGGAGTGGCACTACGACATCGTCTGCCGCAAAGGCGCAGATCCGGGCCTGGACGGACGCAGCGGCGTGGTACAGTGCGTGGCAGGCGAGCCCGACGCGGCGCTCTTTCGATATGGGCCGGTGGCGGTATCCCCAGACGGCCGGCACCTCATCCACGCCGATGGCACGCCCTTCTTCTGGCTGGCGGACGCGGCCTGGAATGGGGTTCTGAAGGCGAAGCTGTCCGACTGGAAGGCATACCTCCGGACGCGCCGGGAGCAGGGTTTCACCGCGGTGATGTTCGTGCTCACGCACTGGCGGGCCTTCCTGGGCGACGCGCTCGGGGAGCGGGCCTACACCGGGGCGGGGCCGATCCAGGTCAACCCCGGCTTCTTCGCCCGCCTGGACGCCAAGGTAGAGGCGGTGAACCGGGAGGGCCTGCTGGCGGCGCCGGTGCTGCTGTGGGCCATCGCGGCCCCCGATGACCGCAATCCGGGCTACTCCCTGCCCGAGGACGATGCGGTGGCCCTGGCGCGGTACATGGTGGCGCGCTACGGGGCGTATCAGGTGGCCTGGCTGCTGGGCGGCGACGGCGACTACGAGGGGGAGAAGGCGGAGCGCTGGCGCCGGATCGGGCGGAGGGTGTTCGGAGACGGCCACGACCGGCCGGTGACGATGCATCCCCGCGGGGTGCAGTGGGTAGGGGTCGAGTTCCGCCGGGAGGAGTGGTTCGACTTCATCGGGTACCAGAGCGGCCACGGCGACAGCCGTGACCACCTGGCCTGGCTCACGCAGGGACCACCGGCGACGGACTGGGACACGCCGCCGGTACGGCCGGTCATCAACCTGGAGCCCAACTACGAGTATCACGTGTCCTATCACTCGCGGCAGCGATTCACCGACTACCACGTGCGTCGCGCACTGTACTGGAGCCTGC belongs to Anaerolineae bacterium and includes:
- a CDS encoding DUF4038 domain-containing protein, with protein sequence MQRVGIWRVAELTLEADRRHSNPLYDVVVEARLRGPGGRERRVEGFWDGGKTWRVRFAPDAAGEWHYDIVCRKGADPGLDGRSGVVQCVAGEPDAALFRYGPVAVSPDGRHLIHADGTPFFWLADAAWNGVLKAKLSDWKAYLRTRREQGFTAVMFVLTHWRAFLGDALGERAYTGAGPIQVNPGFFARLDAKVEAVNREGLLAAPVLLWAIAAPDDRNPGYSLPEDDAVALARYMVARYGAYQVAWLLGGDGDYEGEKAERWRRIGRRVFGDGHDRPVTMHPRGVQWVGVEFRREEWFDFIGYQSGHGDSRDHLAWLTQGPPATDWDTPPVRPVINLEPNYEYHVSYHSRQRFTDYHVRRALYWSLLVSPTAGVTYGHHGVWPWMEEHAVPPDHPSSGEAPPWHEALHSPGSISVRHLRSFFNGIEWWRLRPAPELLLAQPGGHDPAEFVAVGATAERDLVVAYLPRAGEIGLAGREMPEAFQARWYDPAEGTWAEAVDLGEGWLRFRAAGERDRVLLLEGV
- a CDS encoding ABC transporter ATP-binding protein, with the translated sequence MALLEVKDLRTEFHTQDGVVMAVNGISYEVNEGETVAIVGESGCGKSVGVLSIMRLIPQPPGRIVGGQVLFQDRDLLRLPEDQLRTIRGNRISMIFQDPMTSLNPVLTIGRQVGEALEVHQGLSSSEARNRTVELLRMVGIPEAHRRLDDYPHQFSGGMRQRAMIAMALSCDPQLLIADEPTTALDVTIQAQIIELVKRLRDELGMAVIWITHDLGIVAGLADRVIVMYAGYIIESAPVKELYVNPRHPYTVGLLRSVPRLDEERATRLIPIEGLPPDLIDLPDACPFAPRCPAAIDKCWSGNPSLRSIGGGHKVACWQDIIPDGSNGL
- a CDS encoding dipeptide ABC transporter ATP-binding protein, whose product is MASDNGNDALIRVRDLKMHFPITRGIILQRKIGSIRAVDGISFDIKKGETLGLVGESGCGKSTTGRAILQLYRPTAGQVLFQDVDLVKLKGEPLRRMRRNMQIIFQDPYASLNPRMTVGSIIGEPLEVHGLAQGRALQERVRELLALVGLNPYFASRYPHEFSGGQRQRIGVARALAVQPDFIVCDEPISALDVSIQAQIINLLEDLQEQFGLTYLFIAHDLSVVRHISDRVAVMYLGKIVELAERLDLYRDPRHPYTRALLSAVPIPDPVVEAKRQRIILEGDVPSPANPPQGCNFCTRCPVVMDICKQEEPPFEEVSEGHWVACYRSREG